In Raphanus sativus cultivar WK10039 chromosome 5, ASM80110v3, whole genome shotgun sequence, the following proteins share a genomic window:
- the LOC108863061 gene encoding chromatin assembly factor 1 subunit FAS2 yields the protein MKGGTIQISWHDGKPVLTLDFHPISGLLATAGADYDIKLWLLNSGQAEKKLPSVSYQSSLTYHGCAVNTIRFSRSGELLASGADGGELIIWKLHPSETNQSWKVHKSLSFHRKDVLDLQWSPDDGFLISGSVDNSCIIWDVNKGSVHQILDAHCHYVQGVAWDPLSKYVASLSSDRTCRIYLNKPQAKSKSGEKMNYVCQHVITKADHQRGDDTKTVKTHLFHDETLPSFFRRLSWSPDGSFLLIPSGSFKLSPTSEAVNATYVFSRKDLSRPALQLPGANKPVVVVRFCPVAFKLRGSSSEEGGFFKLPYRIVFAIATLNSVYIYDTECVAPIAVLAGLHYAAITDVTWSPTASYLALSSQDGYCTLVEFEDNELGEPVSISAVGKKSADSEERKHVLEKTDELMTEAIPDETSKQAESEQDQEKRKPLPSKITMEEGEEKKQVMHRTDEVMAETRSEGEKQPLQSKVNTPVSSKPARKRITPMAIDP from the exons ATGAAGGGAGGAACAATACAGATCAGCTGGCACGACGGGAAGCCAGTGCTGACCCTTGATTTTCATCCGATCTCCGGTTTACTCGCCACCGCCGGAGCCGATTACGATATCAAG cTATGGTTATTAAATTCTGGTCAAGCGGAGAAGAAGCTTCCCAGTGTATCTTACCAGAGCAGCCTTACTTATCATGGATGTGCTGTCAATACCATTCGTTTCTCTCGCTCTG GGGAACTGCTTGCCTCTGGAGCAGACG GAGGCGAGCTTATCATATGGAAGTTGCATCCTTCTGAAACCAACCAGTCCTGGAAAGTTCACAAATCGTTATC ATTTCATCGAAAGGATGTCTTAGATCTTCAGTGGTCTCCTGATGATGGTTTTCTGATTTCTGGCTCAGTGGACAACTCTTGCATAATTTGGGACGTTAACAAAG GTTCTGTACATCAGATACTGGATGCCCATTGTCATTATGTTCAAGGTGTTGCATGGGACCCCTTGTCGAAGTACGTAGCCTCTCTTAGCTCGGACAGAACATGCCGGATATATCTCAATAAGCCTCAAGCAAAGAGTAAAAGCGGTGAAAAGATGAACTATGTTTGTCAGCATGTTATCACGAAAGCAGATCATCAACGAGGAGATGACACTAAG ACGGTGAAAACCCATCTCTTTCATGATGAGACATTGCCTTCTTTCTTCCGAAGATTGTCTTGGTCACCTGATGGCTCGTTTTTACTCATTCCATCGG GCTCTTTCAAGCTTTCGCCTACATCCGAAGCTGTAAATGCTACTTATGTCTTCTCTAGGAAGGACCTTTCAAG ACCTGCACTGCAGCTTCCAGGTGCTAACAAACCGGTTGTAGTGGTTCGTTTTTGCCCTGTTGCATTCAAACTCCGTGGTTCAAGTTCTG AAGAAGGTGGTTTCTTCAAGCTTCCTTACCGTATTGTATTTGCCATTGCAACATTAAATTCGGTGTACATATATGACACGGAGTGTGTCGCTCCTATTGCAGTCCTCGCAGGTCTCCACTACGCTGCAATAACTGATGTAACatg GTCACCAACTGCGTCTTATCTAGCACTGTCCTCACAAGATGGTTATTGCACACTTGTTGAATTTGAAGATAACGAACTAGGAGAGCCTGTCTCCATCTCAGCAG TCGGAAAGAAATCAGCGGATAGCGAAGAGAGAAAGCATGTTTTAGAGAAAACCGATGAGCTGATGACCGAAGCAATACCAGACGAGACAAGTAAACAGGCTGAATCAGAACAAGACCAAGAGAAACGAAAGCCATTGCCGAGCAAAATTACCATGGAGGAGGGTGAGGAGAAAAAGCAGGTTATGCATAGAACTGATGAAGTAATGGCGGAAACAAGATCAGAGGGAGAGAAACAGCCACTGCAGAGCAAAGTTAACACACCTGTCTCAAGTAAACCGGCAAGGAAACGCATCACACCCATGGCTATTGACCCCTAA
- the LOC108858816 gene encoding putative F-box protein At4g21240 → METEKERSYELHRTEYFVSLPLELTVNILLRLPAKSIGRFRCVSKLWSTMTTTPSFIKSFSVHSSARPSLLFFKNEEENCVFYSLPHHPPAEKYLPKEETGLPLRIQTNKNNIPHQSIHGLIPFGNSERVIIWNPTLKQHVTLPEPKVSKPLISLLGYDPVGDEYKVLCMSLWDKGENPQIFTLGPRESWRTLIQDSPSHVKSYKAVWRCINGVVYYLAVDNTIVSFDVRSEKFGVIQIPELPWRIERLPCGFVRHRGRLALFSNFSSFSGQISLWVLEDAGKHKWSRKDSYLPFKTITGSTWKGRFTLSFLHVTGETVDDELIYLPMFADGPFYAIYYDLERNRVRKVRYEGIGEIELRSHCFPNHIESLMSLNDLLTAA, encoded by the coding sequence ATGGAAACCGAAAAAGAGAGGAGCTACGAACTTCATAGAACCGAATATTTTGTATCGCTTCCTCTTGAGCTTACCGTAAATATACTTTTGCGACTTCCGGCAAAATCCATAGGGAGGTTCCGGTGCGTGTCGAAGCTCTGGTCGACTATGACCACCACTCCCAGCTTCATCAAGTCTTTCTCTGTCCACTCCTCGGCTCgaccttctcttcttttcttcaagAATGAAGAGGAAAATTGTGTCTTCTACTCCTTGCCGCATCATCCCCCTGCTGAAAAATACCTCCCTAAAGAGGAAACTGGTCTACCGCTAAGGATTCAAACTAATAAGAATAATATTCCTCATCAATCTATCCACGGTTTGATTCCCTTTGGAAATTCTGAAAGGGTCATAATTTGGAATCCAACCTTGAAACAACACGTAACCTTACCCGAGCCTAAAGTCTCGAAACCCTTGATAAGCCTTTTGGGATACGATCCTGTCGGTGATGAATACAAAGTGTTGTGCATGTCACTATGGGATAAAGGTGAAAACCCTCAGATTTTTACACTGGGACCTCGAGAATCATGGAGAACGTTGATCCAAGACAGCCCTAGCCATGTTAAGTCCTACAAGGCAGTTTGGAGATGCATCAACGGAGTTGTGTACTATTTAGCGGTTGATAACACTATCGTGAGCTTTGACGTGAGGTCCGAGAAGTTTGGAGTAATCCAAATACCAGAGCTGCCTTGGCGTATAGAAAGACTTCCGTGTGGTTTTGTAAGACACAGGGGAAGATTAGCTTTGTTTTCTAATTTCAGCAGTTTTTCGGGACAAATCTCATTATGGGTTTTGGAGGATGCTGGGAAACATAAATGGTCGCGAAAAGACTCATATCTGCCATTTAAAACGATTACTGGTTCAACATGGAAGGGAAGATTTACGCTCTCTTTCTTACATGTAACTGGTGAGACCGTTGATGATGAGTTGATTTACTTACCAATGTTTGCGGACGGGCCATTTTATGCCATATACTATGATTTGGAGAGAAATAGAGTAAGAAAAGTTCGTTACGAGGGGATTGGAGAAATCGAGTTGAGATCTCATTGTTTTCCCAATCACATTGAGAGTCTTATGTCTTTGAACGATCTTCTTACCGCGGCCTAG
- the LOC108805170 gene encoding U-box domain-containing protein 27: MRKDDLYITVPSFFRCPISLDVMKSPVSLCTGVTYDRASIQRWLDGGNNTCPATMQILQNKDFVPNRTLQRLIEIWSDSVRRRASVESAELAAPTRDEIADAIDRVKAEKEERFDREILAKILRFARESDDNRGFLAGKDDFVRLLVDLMSQVDFKSTSAPKLLAVQEAVKILSMIRSKLSDRRRFSNLVLNNGRDRLTTIVFLFKTGNVELKIVCAGLLEFIAIDSESKVLIAERDGLVGELMKSISRDSDSSLIEATLSCLIAISSPRRVKLNLIREKLVADLAKLLTDPTTSSVSVTEKCLKLLETLASTKEGRSEICGGDGECLKTVVKKLMKVSTAATEHAVTVLWSVSYLFKEEKALEAVTSTNGVTKILLLLQSNCSPAVRRMLTDLLKVFKVNSRSCLSAYDTKTTHIMPF, from the coding sequence atgagGAAAGACGATCTCTACATCACCGTACCAAGCTTCTTCCGATGTCCTATATCCTTAGACGTTATGAAATCTCCGGTCAGTCTTTGCACCGGCGTCACCTACGACCGAGCAAGCATCCAACGGTGGCTCGACGGCGGGAACAACACGTGTCCGGCGACGATGCAGATTCTTCAGAACAAGGATTTCGTACCTAACCGGACTCTCCAGCGTCTCATCGAGATTTGGTCGGACTCCGTTCGCCGGCGAGCAAGTGTCGAATCGGCGGAGTTAGCTGCTCCGACGAGAGACGAGATCGCCGACGCGATCGACAGAGTGAAGGCGGAGAAGGAGGAGAGGTTCGACCGCGAGATTTTGGCGAAGATTCTCCGGTTCGCGAGAGAGTCCGACGATAACAGAGGGTTTCTCGCCGGGAAAGATGATTTCGTGAGGCTTCTCGTGGATCTCATGAGCCAGGTGGATTTCAAATCCACCTCCGCTCCTAAGCTACTCGCCGTTCAAGAGGCGGTTAAGATTCTGAGCATGATTCGATCCAAACTCTCGGATCGGAGACGGTTTTCGAATCTGGTTTTAAACAACGGTCGAGATCGGTTAACGACGATCGTCTTCTTGTTCAAAACCGGGAATGTTGAATTGAAGATTGTCTGCGCCGGTTTACTCGAATTCATCGCGATTGACTCCGAGTCGAAGGTGTTAATCGCCGAGAGAGACGGTTTAGTCGGCGAGCTAATGAAATCCATTAGCAGAGACTCCGATTCGAGCTTGATCGAAGCAACGCTGTCCTGCTTGATCGCGATCAGCTCACCGAGACGCGTGAAGCTGAATCTAATCCGAGAGAAGCTCGTCGCGGATCTCGCGAAGCTGCTAACGGATCCAACGACGTCGAGCGTTTCGGTGACGGAGAAATGTTTGAAGCTTCTGGAGACTCTGGCGTCCACGAAAGAAGGCAGATCGGAAATCTGCGGCGGAGACGGCGAGTGTTTGAAGACGGTGGTTAAGAAGCTGATGAAAGTATCGACGGCGGCGACGGAGCACGCCGTGACGGTGCTTTGGAGCGTGTCTTATCTTTTCAAAGAAGAGAAGGCGCTTGAAGCTGTTACGAGTACTAACGGCGTTACGAAGATTCTGTTACTGTTGCAGAGCAATTGCTCTCCCGCCGTGAGGCGGATGCTAACGGATCTTCTTAAGGTGTTCAAGGTGAATTCGAGGTCTTGCCTTTCGGCTTACGACACCAAAACGACACATATCATGCCGTTTTAA
- the LOC108863060 gene encoding probable pectinesterase/pectinesterase inhibitor 64 translates to MDSPKLPRSLSTSSSTPFASSAVKPHRKNAPSRNLILIIIVVSAILLLLLTLIIYSKSSHNTPHQPSPVVPPPPKTPSPPSPPPIAQIRLACNAARFPDHCFTSLSKPGLVPPDPKPVQIIHSAISLSSSTLKSGRSQIKSILDSSAANKNRTNIATICLEILSYSQHRTESTSAAVADGGGIKDGRAWMSAALAYQYDCWAGLKTVNDTKQVVDTITFLGDLVKLTGTALGMMVSFDSFGDDVASWIPPATERDGFWEKTKPGSGTVRDGNLGFPSGLKEDVTVCKDGCGYKTVQEAVDAAPATNGTVKFVIGIREGVYEETVRVPFEKKNVVFIGDGMGKTVITGSLNVGQPGMTTFNSATVGVLGDGFMARDLTIENTAGADAHQAVAFRSDSDYSILENCEFLGNQDTVYSHSLRQFYKQCRIQGNVDFIFGNSAAVFQDCSILIASKNSKLDQGGGANNAITAHGRIDAAQSTGFVFLNCSINGTEEYMKEFQANPKGHTNYLGRPWKEFSRTVFVNCNLESLISPEGWTPWDGDFALKTLYYGEYKNTGPGSVRSKRVPWSSEIPEKHVDVYSVASFIQADQWASSKSA, encoded by the exons ATGGATTCTCCGAAACTCCCGCGCTCTCTCTCCACCTCTTCCTCCACTCCATTCGCTTCCTCCGCCGTTAAACCCCACCGTAAAAACGCCCCCTCTCGCAACTTGatcctcatcatcatcgtcgtctccgccatcctcctcctcctcttaacCCTCATCATCTACTCCAAATCCTCCCACAACACACCCCACCAACCCTCCCCCGTCGTTCCTCCTCCGCCGAAGACTCCTTCCCCTCCTTCCCCTCCTCCAATCGCTCAGATCCGCCTCGCATGCAACGCCGCGCGTTTCCCGGACCACTGCTTCACCTCCCTCTCTAAACCGGGCCTGGTCCCTCCCGATCCCAAACCGGTCCAGATAATCCACTCCGCCATCTCCCTCTCCTCCTCGACCCTCAAGTCCGGCCGGTCGCAGATCAAATCCATCCTAGACTCCTCCGCGGCGAACAAGAACCGCACGAACATCGCCACCATCTGCCTCGAGATCCTCTCCTACTCCCAGCACCGCACCGAATCCACCTCCGCCGCCGTCGCCGACGGGGGAGGGATCAAAGACGGCCGCGCCTGGATGAGCGCGGCCCTCGCTTACCAGTACGACTGCTGGGCGGGTCTCAAAACCGTCAACGACACCAAGCAAGTCGTCGACACCATCACCTTCCTCGGCGATCTCGTCAAGCTCACCGGAACCGCCCTGGGGATGATGGTGTCGTTCGACAGCTTCGGAGACGACGTCGCTTCGTGGATCCCCCCGGCGACGGAGCGAGACGGGTTCTGGGAGAAGACTAAACCGGGCTCCGGTACGGTTAGGGACGGTAATCTGGGTTTTCCGTCCGGTTTGAAGGAGGACGTGACGGTGTGTAAAGACGGGTGCGGTTACAAGACGGTGCAGGAAGCGGTTGACGCGGCGCCGGCAACTAACGGAACCGTTAAGTTTGTGATAGGGATCAGGGAAGGCGTGTATGAGGAAACCGTCAGGGTTCCGTTTGAGAAAAAGAACGTCGTGTTCATCGGGGACGGGATGGGTAAAACTGTAATTACGGGTTCGTTGAATGTAGGTCAACCAGGGATGACAACGTTCAACTCTGCAACCGTCG GAGTTCTCGGTGATGGATTCATGGCACGTGACTTAACGATAGAGAACACGGCGGGAGCAGACGCGCATCAAGCGGTTGCGTTTAGGTCAGACAGCGACTACTCGATACTCGAAAACTGCGAGTTTCTTGGGAACCAAGACACAGTTTACTCTCACTCTCTTCGCCAATTCTACAAACAGTGTCGTATCCAAGGCAACGTGGACTTCATATTCGGCAACTCGGCTGCTGTTTTCCAAGATTGCAGCATCTTAATCGCTTCGAAAAATTCAAAACTAGACCAAGGCGGAGGCGCAAACAACGCGATCACAGCACACGGGAGGATCGACGCGGCGCAGTCCACGGGGTTCGTGTTTTTGAACTGTTCGATTAACGGAACGGAGGAGTACATGAAGGAGTTTCAAGCTAACCCTAAGGGGCATACGAACTATTTGGGAAGACCATGGAAGGAGTTTTCGAGGACGGTGTTTGTAAACTGTaatcttgagtctttgattaGTCCCGAGGGATGGACGCCCTGGGACGGGGATTTCGCGTTGAAGACGTTGTATTACGGTGAGTATAAGAATACGGGTCCCGGGTCGGTTAGGTCGAAGAGGGTTCCTTGGAGTAGTGAGATACCTGAGAAGCATGTTGATGTTTACTCGGTGGCTAGTTTTATCCAGGCTGATCAGTGGGCTTCTTCCAAGTCTGCTTGA
- the LOC108859717 gene encoding cell wall / vacuolar inhibitor of fructosidase 2, translating into MAKPTSPIFFFLLVILSSTLLSVKPNTTIIETTCKTTSYYALCVSALKSDPRSPTADTKGLAAIMVGVGVKNATATATYITGNLTSAANDTVLKKVLKDCSEKYTLAADSLRLTIQDLDDEAYDYAYMHVLAAEDYPNVCRNIFRRAKGLVYPAEIRRREVSLRRICGVVSGILDRLAE; encoded by the coding sequence ATGGCTAAGCCTACTTctcccatcttcttcttcctcctcgttATCCTATCATCAACCCTACTCTCGGTCAAACCCAACACAACCATAATTGAAACAACTTGCAAAACCACAAGCTACTATGCCCTCTGCGTCTCAGCTCTCAAATCCGACCCAAGAAGCCCCACAGCCGACACAAAAGGCCTAGCAGCCATTATGGTTGGCGTTGGTGTGAAGAACGCCACAGCAACCGCCACTTACATCACTGGGAACCTAACCTCCGCCGCAAACGACACCGTCCTCAAGAAGGTCTTAAAAGATTGTTCCGAGAAGTATACTCTCGCAGCTGATTCTCTCCGGCTAACGATACAAGATCTTGATGATGAAGCTTATGACTATGCTTACATGCATGTGTTGGCGGCGGAGGATTATCCTAACGTTTGCCGGAATATTTTTCGGCGAGCTAAAGGTTTGGTTTATCCGGCGGAGATTCGCCGGCGTGAAGTGAGTTTGAGACGTATATGTGGTGTTGTCTCCGGGATTCTTGATCGGCTTGCTGAATAA